Sequence from the Priestia megaterium genome:
AATTAACATTCGGCTTGCTGCCCACTCGTGTTACGTAGAAATTCCCCCAGCTTTTATCTTTTTGCCATTTCTTCCCGCTGATTGATATACTTTCGTTTGGATTTAGCACGCCTTCATCAACTGCTAAAGCTCCCGTGACTAACTTAAATGTAGATCCGGGAGAATACGTTTTGGTAAAGCGATTCATTAACGGCTTATTGGGATTCGTTGAAAGGGATTGATACGTATTAGCATCGATTCCAAAAGAAAAAGAATTCGGATCAAAAGCTGGCGTGCTTACAAGACCTAATATTTCTCCCGTTTTAGGTTGAAGAGCAGTAGCTACTCCTTTTTCATCTTTTAACTGTTCATAAAGGGATTTTTGAACATTCGTGTCTACCGTAACTTGAATGCTTTCCCCGTCTTTTGGATTCACTTTTGCAATTTCATCCTTTTTATTACCATCTTTATCTACAGTATAAATCGTGACGCTGTCTCGAGCACGAAGCTTATCTTCATATAAAGACTCTAAGCCAATCATTCCAGCTTTAGACTGAGCATTATAGCCTTCATCTTTATGCTCTTTTAAATATTCCGCCGTGACAGGCGCAACGTATCCAACTAAATGAGCACACGCTTCTTCACAAGGATATACGCGCGCATTTACCTTTTTTTGTTGAATGCCTTCTACTTTTTTCAAAGAATTCTCTAAATTAGAGGCGTCTTTTTGACTAACTGTTTTAATAGGAACAAATTGATTCTCTTTCACCCAAGAAGCGCTCAGTGCTTGATTAATACTTTTTTCTGAAAGAGCAAGAGTCTTGCTTAATTGTTGTATAGCTTGCTCGCCGCCTTTAGAAAACTGCTGGGGAACAACTCCAACTTGAATCGCTTCTCCGTTTTGAGCTAAATATTTCCCTGAACGATCCATAATTTCTCCACGCACAGCTGACTGAGTAGCTACTCTTACTTGCTCTCCTTGCTTAAGTCCTTTAAAAATCATATTAGGCTTCCAATTAATATACCAATTCTCTGCATCCCCTTGTTTTTCTTGAACCACAGCAGCATTTTCTTTAAATGAGATTTCACCGGCTACAGAGTTCATGTTTACTTCAAAAGGTAAAACAGCTTTATGGTCTTTTATTTCTAAGTCTTCTATTTTACTTGCCTTCACTTTAAGCTTGTCCGCTTCAATTGCATCATAGATATTTTTATATCGATTTACAAAGTCTTTTTCTGAAATCGTCTTTTTAGCATCTTTAGACAAGTATCCATACATGCCTTTAAAATCTTCTTTATTCCACATGGCTACATATTTATCAAATCGATCCTGTACTTTCTGTTGATCATTTGAGCAACCGGCAGTTATTAATAAGAGAATTGCCATAGTAAAAAATAGCCACCCAATTCGTCTCATGATGATTTTCCCCCTTTTTTCAATACCATTTCTATCATATAAAATTTTACATAAACTTTCC
This genomic interval carries:
- a CDS encoding penicillin-binding transpeptidase domain-containing protein, which codes for MRRIGWLFFTMAILLLITAGCSNDQQKVQDRFDKYVAMWNKEDFKGMYGYLSKDAKKTISEKDFVNRYKNIYDAIEADKLKVKASKIEDLEIKDHKAVLPFEVNMNSVAGEISFKENAAVVQEKQGDAENWYINWKPNMIFKGLKQGEQVRVATQSAVRGEIMDRSGKYLAQNGEAIQVGVVPQQFSKGGEQAIQQLSKTLALSEKSINQALSASWVKENQFVPIKTVSQKDASNLENSLKKVEGIQQKKVNARVYPCEEACAHLVGYVAPVTAEYLKEHKDEGYNAQSKAGMIGLESLYEDKLRARDSVTIYTVDKDGNKKDEIAKVNPKDGESIQVTVDTNVQKSLYEQLKDEKGVATALQPKTGEILGLVSTPAFDPNSFSFGIDANTYQSLSTNPNKPLMNRFTKTYSPGSTFKLVTGALAVDEGVLNPNESISISGKKWQKDKSWGNFYVTRVGSKPNVNLRDAYVTSDNIYFAQTALKLGLDKFNSGLKQFGFNQKMPVNYPFETSKIAGDQDIKDEGVLANSGYGQGKLQVNPLHLALMYTSIVNDGNIVKPILMNGDESGIWKKQVISKETAQLIQNDLVDVIEDKNGTGHAAKIDGLTLAGKTGTAELKKTQGEKGQENGWFVAVDTKQKNLLVSMMVEGVEDKGGSHYVVPKVKNVFQQYNK